From the Pseudomonas baltica genome, one window contains:
- a CDS encoding RimK family protein produces the protein MTSAQVGWREVSSKTESSASAAKVAIETERKGQSQLIIIVERREDWAKYFPSEDLVTAKEYLERPCNKQPGKRVQVINLCRSFKYLGHGYYCSLLAEARGHKVIPSVKSISELARKSLYGLALDDMEKNIEKVLGEHAYRGTEGFTLSLYFGRTDMEPLQDIARQLFEAFPCPIMLVEFRKSTTWQIAGIKPGALHKLREDQAGQFATALDGFSRRLWRQPRSKRLARYDLAILHNPNEALAPSNAKALENFIRVGQGMGIDIELIERKDYSRLAEYDALLIRETTSVDDHTYRFAKKAESEGLVVMDDPTSILRCTNKVYLTDLMRSHQLAMPASEILYKDNPREVQQVGQRLGFPLVLKIPDGCFSRGVIKVQNQEALLKATAELFEHSVLLLAQEYLYTEYDWRIGVLNRKPIFACQYFMSKGHWQIFNHKAKGADVIGECRTLAIEDVPATVVDLAVKTAGLIGDGLYGVDLKQAGDNVVVIEVNDNPNLDAGIEDAHLKDGLYTVVLEEFVRRLELKRRGMTW, from the coding sequence ATGACATCGGCACAAGTTGGTTGGCGCGAAGTATCGAGTAAAACTGAAAGTTCGGCAAGTGCGGCAAAAGTGGCGATCGAAACTGAGCGCAAAGGGCAGAGTCAGCTGATCATTATCGTTGAGCGCAGGGAGGATTGGGCTAAGTATTTTCCCAGCGAAGACTTGGTGACCGCCAAGGAATATCTCGAGCGGCCCTGTAATAAACAGCCTGGCAAACGCGTGCAGGTCATTAACTTGTGCAGAAGCTTCAAATACTTGGGTCATGGTTACTACTGCTCGCTGCTGGCCGAGGCGCGTGGTCATAAAGTTATTCCTTCGGTAAAAAGCATTAGCGAACTGGCGCGTAAGTCGTTATATGGTCTGGCGCTTGACGATATGGAAAAAAACATCGAGAAAGTGCTAGGTGAACACGCCTATCGGGGTACCGAGGGATTTACACTCAGCCTTTATTTCGGCCGCACCGACATGGAGCCATTGCAGGATATTGCACGCCAGCTGTTTGAAGCGTTTCCATGCCCGATAATGCTGGTCGAATTTCGAAAATCTACTACCTGGCAGATTGCTGGCATCAAGCCTGGCGCCCTGCACAAGCTTCGGGAAGACCAGGCCGGCCAGTTCGCTACCGCGCTGGATGGCTTCAGCCGACGACTGTGGCGTCAGCCTCGCTCCAAACGCCTGGCGCGCTATGACCTGGCGATTTTGCATAACCCCAACGAAGCCTTGGCGCCATCTAACGCCAAGGCACTGGAAAACTTCATCCGTGTTGGCCAAGGGATGGGGATTGATATCGAGTTGATCGAGCGTAAAGATTATTCACGCTTGGCGGAATATGACGCTTTGCTGATTCGCGAAACTACCAGCGTCGATGATCATACGTATCGATTTGCCAAAAAGGCAGAAAGTGAAGGGCTGGTCGTCATGGATGACCCGACCTCGATCTTGCGATGTACCAACAAGGTGTACCTCACCGACTTGATGCGCAGCCACCAGTTAGCGATGCCGGCCAGTGAAATTCTTTACAAGGATAATCCTCGGGAAGTGCAGCAGGTAGGACAGCGACTGGGTTTTCCCCTGGTATTGAAGATTCCCGACGGCTGTTTTTCTCGCGGGGTAATTAAAGTGCAGAACCAGGAGGCGCTGCTCAAGGCAACGGCAGAGTTGTTCGAGCACTCCGTGCTGCTGCTCGCTCAGGAGTATCTTTACACGGAGTATGACTGGCGAATCGGCGTATTGAACCGCAAGCCTATATTTGCTTGCCAATACTTCATGTCCAAGGGGCACTGGCAAATTTTCAATCACAAGGCAAAAGGCGCTGATGTCATCGGTGAATGCCGAACCTTGGCCATCGAAGATGTGCCCGCGACGGTCGTGGATCTTGCGGTTAAAACAGCCGGCTTGATCGGCGATGGGCTTTATGGGGTGGACCTCAAACAGGCCGGCGACAATGTCGTGGTCATCGAGGTCAACGACAATCCCAACCTTGACGCCGGTATCGAGGACGCCCATTTGAAGGATGGTCTGTATACCGTGGTGCTGGAGGAGTTCGTTCGGCGCCTGGAGCTGAAGCGACGCGGTATGACTTGGTAG